The Labrus mixtus chromosome 16, fLabMix1.1, whole genome shotgun sequence genome window below encodes:
- the LOC132991085 gene encoding major histocompatibility complex class I-related gene protein-like codes for MKTLVFVSLVGLFLHDTTAEMHSMKYFLTASSEVPNFPEFVSVGMVDDFQIDYYDSITKMDVPKQDWMNRVTEDRADYWERETERAVGKQKAFKVNLDTAKRRFNQTGGVHIAQRMVGCEWDDETGDVNGYFQDGYDGEDFIVLDMKTMTWVAPQQQAVVTKQKWDNNKAGLEYLKNYLTKDCVDWLKKFVNYGRSSLMRTDLPTVSLLQKTPSSRVTCHATGFYPNRAMMFWRKDGEELHEDVDKGEILPNHDGSFQISADLQLPSDDWGKYDCVFQLSGVKEDIVTKLDKREIKTNSVNPIYMIIVIIAVVLLLVTIVCAAGFCLYKKRNERAKRKHSNMFFIFTSAKRPPSRDHDAARLKQHIVKVDAIILSSQC; via the exons ATGAAGACtctggtgtttgtgtctctcgTGGGATTATTCCTCCACGACACGACGGCAG AGATGCACTCTATGAAGTATTTCCTCACGGCGTCTTCTGAAGTCCCAAACTTCCCAGAGTTTGTGTCTGTTGGGATGGTTGATGATTTTCAAATAGATTACTACGACAGTATCACCAAGATGGACGTACCCAAACAGGACTGGATGAACAGAGTCACAGAAGACAGAGCTGACTACTGGGAGAGGGAGACTGAGAGAGCTGTGGGTAAACAGAAGGCCTTCAAAGTCAACCTTGACACTGCAAAGCGACGCTTCAACCAAACTGGAG gtgttcacaTTGCCCAGAGGATGGTAGGCTGTGAGTGGGATGATGAGACTGGAGATGTTAATGGTTATTTTCAAGATGGTTATGATGGAGAAGACTTCATAGTTCTGGACATGAAGACAATGACGTGGGTCGCTCCACAACAACAGGCTGTCGTCACCAAACAGAAGTGGGATAATAACAAAGCTGGTTTAGAGTATCTTAAGAACTACCTCACCAAGGATTGTGTTGACTGGCTGAAGAAGTTTGTGAACTATGGGAGGAGCTCTCTGATGAGAACAG ACCTCCCCACAGTGTCTCTCCTCCAGAAGACTCCCTCCTCTCGGGTCACCTGCCACGCTACAGGTTTCTACCCCAACAGAGCCATGATGTTCTGgaggaaagatggagaggagctTCACGAGGACGTGGACAAGGGAGAGATCCTCCCCAACCACGACGGCTCCTTCCAGATCAGCGCTGACCTTCAACTGCCCTCTGATGACTGGGGGAAGTACgactgtgtgtttcagctctcTGGTGTGAAGGAGGACATCGTCACCAAACTGGACAAACGAGAGATCAAGACCAACTCCG TGAATCCCATCTACATGATCATTGTCATCATCGCTGTTGTTCTCCTTCTTGTAACCATCGTCTGTGCGGCTGGATTCTGCCTGTATAAGAAGAGAAATGAGAGAGCAAAGcggaaacattcaaacatgttttttatatttacatctG ccaAACGCCCTCCATCCC gtgaccatgatgcagccagactgaagcagcacattgtgaaggtggacgccatcatcttgtcttcgcagtgctga